From the genome of Plasmodium malariae genome assembly, chromosome: 9, one region includes:
- the PmUG01_09031900 gene encoding conserved Plasmodium protein, unknown function — protein MINEYGFIGFNKKEYHLLTLNKNKIIHNKDIIKKYNNLKNVLHIQDSENGGKEYLYNSLNKEDKNLWNRLTSKFGVVFNKNILTKFFCVGTFCLALYPVYTILLNKKIEFIIRNIFKENLFCLNIPNKIKRHFLSISLAEFRSSPFFLSTILVLSYSLYIILKVYIEKYREAKRIKSAVEDYNKNKDEYINTGRDSTDENYSSDYYDDIEENNDFNKNHY, from the coding sequence atgattaatGAATATGGATTTATTGgatttaacaaaaaagaatatcATTTGTTaactttaaataaaaataaaataattcataataaagatattataaaaaaatataataatttaaaaaatgttttacaTATACAAGATTCTGAAAATGGAGGAAAGGAATATTTATACAACTCTTTGAATAAAGAAGACAAAAATTTATGGAATAGATTAACTTCTAAATTTGGGgttgtatttaataaaaatatcttaaCAAAATTCTTCTGTGTGGGTACATTTTGCTTGGCATTATACCCGGTTTACACAATtttactaaataaaaaaattgaatttattattagaaatatttttaaagaaaactTATTTTGTCTAAATATTCCAAACAAAATCAAACGTCATTTTTTATCCATATCGCTTGCTGAATTCAGATCATCgccattttttctttcaacaATTTTGGTTTTAtcatattctttatatattattttaaaggtttatatagaaaaatatagagaAGCAAAAAGGATCAAGTCAGCAGTTGAGgattacaataaaaataaagatgaatacataaatacaggAAGAGATTCAACAGATGAGAATTATAGCTCAGATTATTACGATGATATAGAGGAAAATAatgattttaataaaaatcattattag
- the PmUG01_09031800 gene encoding conserved Plasmodium protein, unknown function, whose translation MYGLEFSPSIEFNNYEGGVKVTKKLNIKNTTKNIVRFRFLFQISSYFTYPLQEIENISPGLSKNYFISFLNPLNDFQTICETLNILIIEDKQKEKKISIKLTATPLKCDVIFSSVLNFNEMVIKQKTIEEMEIKNQGTLNTVIKLSHKNISKDEKKKIKIKIEPSQFILKANQKQSIHINIYSEVPRKYKEYISCSIIEIPKQIEKHVFSEEIDKSNRTMNPYENEEKTINDIIQRLNQENVQVRLIKKKIEMNWVSVLPQINILWKENGEIFKKSIINFGQITLGQKITKTIILQNLTGAPIKVEVKKHKENNIFTILNEKFTMKGKTNEEIILNINGHSPVNQYTEIIQFKACNDYCIELFLICEIKDIKLYFSKILYQFENMKLGDTANDKIIIRNEENIDLDVECISTGSFFNINNKRFIIKKNSFYSINLTCDCIYPINVYKRLYFLVHLNKQIFYIDVICNFSINYKMCPLSMHHIYRYKQLIYDKQTLYNSYYEKKEYIDIWDFPVEYDSYQDSSYEILNEIMDLNEKDVFAVPTELEVLEFEEKDLMIINKTPIEYTCVWSNALGVNRKKSSIFVVTPSEAKLLPFGYLIFRVKNVKSLKEKYTREVCECIVFPSNNKDYTKCNSKTLLPPIFLYVTVYQFKIKYLCETENVAHSLFFFPKHISFLNMIEEENTYAIAKFENSTDNTQIIDFTQFKSDVESIRVYPLINYIPKKSFLNVVIFYSPKKRELAHSEIKVYYVVNGIEKKYISVFVSHEINNVVLNRDDPNINLPYVSIETESTKKVPIENMTERNVLCLLIKEDADEIVNITIEGKKDIPEQEKDEDTDEFEDKESNINKESSSLINKEKKYNFFFFCLLPFEKKNLHISAFSDFTLSKSVPLLFTYALYINDTDMENKFTYLKKNMRDHMKSCKKFVINVNIIKCSLTLHPKIIESKPIICGKQYNAKIRIHNEHPVKVNFKTKAEIVQVDNSKVFDEEEIKEAGKDIIMKKNEDVINAFSDKYFYVSFNTKRKGRFIYRFFTIVGEKKCSVDIIVNVVMPYFQIIDIDNFKTPTSIYWNMISADKINEYLKDNISKVDIEYKKNQGMQNMKKLFNQFNYIEFNIGNNMLNEITRVNIVLYNPLDTSLNVQINTIKSYILPILPPYVKNQEEKLAHILYVDSTFCNFMRCLDSCEINPTKFKINKKGTKIITLLYKNKYIGFHNMPLIIDVENGKVVPLNLCSLTFHPKVPPIYLMNIKDLNHHVWGLQNECIINVDLLNDSELDIFYEIEQNDNLIVLNPKGIIKRRKYISLFILISRLSPSIINETLIMKSYFKHLQKDIELNKIQIELKLNSTSNDIYKNAYKKINMFNNKYIMDSQNQNIKTSCSHFLPSYSYIYVQNKLFYISPSSISILYAPTNSLIERIVIIKNYSPLKSLKFKISNKNTLPGNILKIYPHKGIVERGEQTILRFSFILNDILLDIEGNIQIELKFIDDYSTTKSENGNVMCNVDDSFETNIEEIYEDTRGEKKKKDAEDKVLSINEVKKEKRFDDVTFSHSQKIFENIKMFKYTYDNVNRDMLQKAIRRLYGIKNEDTVKKDNLKEPIKQGIKKYSKYYFYIHVKLFTCNCDDAMTKKSNFENLIQTNVYPKLLYFKKYMHLPMPLEDKSKRFFKRHYFDFDKLEKLKIQNEKEKEAHYKQKFIYQKRDIYCCMFSEMFKSIIKKHIKKNFKQLFDISACSIQTIDSILKEDLIDTITRNKKMDLISQVECDYSFLKPTILSHIFSHIFSDIINNLINEKIMLEKKFD comes from the exons ATGTACGGCCTAGAATTTTCCCCGTCAAtagaatttaataattatgagGGAGGTGTAAAAGTaacaaaaaagttaaatataaaaaatacaactaAGAATATAGTGAGGTTTcgatttttatttcaaataagTTCCTATTTTACTTACCCATTGcaagaaatagaaaatattagTCCTGgtttaagtaaaaattatttcataagTTTTCTGAACCCCTTAAATGATTTTCAAACAATTTGTGAgacattaaatatattaataatagaaGACAaacagaaagaaaaaaaaatatctataAAACTAACTGCTACTCCTTTAAAATGTGatgtaattttttcatcGGTATTAAACTTTAACGAAATGgtaataaagcaaaaaacTATAGAAGAAATGGAGATAAAAAATCAAGGTACATTAAATACTGTCATCAAATTatcacataaaaatatatcaaaagacgaaaaaaaaaaaataaaaataaaaatagaaccatctcaatttattttaaaagctAATCAAAAACAGtcaatacatataaacatatattcaGAAGTACCTCGAAAATATAAGGAATACATATCATGTTCTATCATTGAAATACCGAAACAAATAGAAAAACATGTTTTTTCTGAGGAAATTGATAAATCAAATAGGACTATGAATCCTTATGAGAATGAAGAGAAAActataaatgatattattCAAAGATTAAATCAAGAAAATGTACAAGTtcgtttaataaaaaaaaaaattgagatGAATTGGGTTTCTGTGCTACcacaaattaatatattatggaaAGAAAATGgggaaatatttaaaaaaagtataatcaATTTTGGTCAAATAACTCTAGGTcaaaaaattactaaaacCATCATCTTGCAGAATCTCACAGGTGCTCCGATTAAAGTCGAG gttaaaaagcacaaagaaaataacatttttaccattttaaatgaaaagtttACAATGAAGGGAAAAACTAatgaagaaattattttaaacataaaCGGACACAGCCCCGTTAATCAGTACACTGAGATAATTCAATTTAAAGCATGCAATGATTATTGCATAGAACTATTTCTAATTTGTGaaattaaagatataaaattgtatttCTCAAAAATACTTTATCAGtttgaaaatatgaaattagGAGATACAGctaatgataaaattatcataCGAAATGAAGAAAACATAGATCTAGATGTAGAATGTATAAGCACAggatcattttttaatataaacaataaaagatttattataaagaaaaatagtttttattctataaatTTAACATGTGATTGTATTTACCctataaatgtttataaaagattgtattttttagttCACCTAAATAAACAAATCTTTTATATAGATGTAATCtgtaatttttctataaattataaaatgtgtCCTCTTTCTATgcatcatatatatagatataaacaattaatatatgataaacaAACCTTATACAACtcttattatgaaaaaaaggaatatatcgATATTTGGGATTTTCCAGTCGAATATGATTCTTATCAGGATTCCtcatatgaaatattaaatgaaataatggACCTAAATGAAAA ggATGTATTTGCAGTTCCTACGGAGTTAGAAGTTTTAGAATTCGAAGAAAAGGATTTAATGATCATAAACAAAACACCAATAGAATATACATGCGTATGGTCAAATGCTTTAGGTGTAAATAGAAAGAAATCAAGTATTTTTGTAGTAACACCTTCAGAAGCAAAACTGTTACCTTTCGGTTATCTGATATTTAG AGTTAAAAACGTAAAAAGcctaaaggaaaaatatactCGAGAAGTATGCGAATGCATTGTATTCCCTTCTAATAACAAAGATTATACAAAGTGCAATAGTAAAACATTATTACCAcccatatttttatatgttactGTTTACCAATTCAAGATCAAATATTTATGTGAGACGGAAAATGTAGCTCAcagtttatttttctttccaaAACATATTTCATTCTTAAACATGATTGAAGAAGAAAACACGTATGCTATTGctaaatttgaaaatagCACCGATAATACCCAAATCATCGATTTTACACAATTCAAAAGTGATGTTGAAAGCATAAG aGTATATCCCCTGATAAACTATATAcctaaaaaaagttttttaaatgtagttattttttattctccaaaaaaaagagaattaGCTCATTCAGAGATAAAAGTATACTACGTAGTAAACGGAATTgagaaaaagtatatatcTGTGTTTGTTTCacatgaaataaataatgttgTGTTAAACAGAGATGACCCCAATATa AATTTACCCTACGTAAGCATCGAGACAGAAAGCACTAAAAAAGTGCCAATTGAAAACATGACCGAGAGAAATGTTTTATGTTTGCTGATTAAAGAAGACGCAGATgaaattgttaatattacTATAGAAGGAAAGAAAGATATTCCTGAACAAGAAAAAGACGAGGATACTGATGAATTTGAAGACAAAGaatcaaatataaataaagaatcTAGCTCGCttattaataaagaaaaaaaatataattttttctttttttgcttaCTACcttttgaaaagaaaaatttacatatatcaGCTTTTTCCGACTTTACTCTAAGTAAATCTGTACCTTTACTTTTCACctatgcattatatataaatgatacagatatggaaaataagtttacatatttaaaaaaaaatatgagagATCATATGAAAAGTTGTAAGAAGTTCGTTATTAAcgttaatataataaaatgttccCTGACACTCCACCCTAAAATAATTGAAAGCAAACCGATAATTTGCGGAAAACAATATAACGCAAAA atAAGGATACATAATGAACATCCTGTGAAAGTGAACTTTAAGACTAAGGCTGAAATTGTTCAAGTAGACAACTCAAAAGTTTTCG atGAAGAGGAAATTAAAGAGGCAGGAAAGGACAtaataatgaagaagaaTGAAGACGTAATAAATGCCTTTTCagataaatatttctatgtTAGTTTTAATACTAAGAGAAAGGGGCGTTTCATTTACCGATTTTTCACCATTGTGGGag aaaaaaa GTGTTCTGTTGATATAATTGTTAACGTGGTTATGCcttattttcaaattattgACATAGACAATTTTAAAACCCCAACATCTATATATTGGAATATGATTTCTGCAGACAAAATTAATGA atatttaaaagataatatttCCAAAGTAGACATAGAATACAAGAAAAACCAAGGGATGCAGAATATGAAAAAGTTGTTCAatcaatttaattatatagaatTTAACATTGGAAATAATATGCTAAATGAAATAACAAGAGTAAATATAGTTTTGTACAATCCACTGGACACATCACTAAACGTTCAGATAAATACtataaaatcatatattCTTCCTATTTTACCCCCTTATGTCAAAAACCAAGAAGAAAAG CTAGCGCACATTTTGTATGTAGATAGTACGTTTTGCAATTTTATGAGATGCTTAGACAGTTGTGAGATTAATCcaacaaaatttaaaataaacaaaaaaggcacaaaaataattacgtTGCTATAtaagaacaaatatattgGCTTTCATAACATGCCATTAATTATTGATGTGGAAAACGGAAAAGTAGTTCCCCTGAATTTATGCTCCTTAACTTTTCACCCTAAAGTTCCCCCTATTTATCTGATGAATATAAAG GATTTAAATCACCACGTTTGGGGCTTACAAAATGAGTGTATCATAAATGTAGACCTATTAAATGATAGTGaattagatatattttatgaaattgAACAAAACGACAATCTTATAGTTTTAAATCCTAAAGGAATAATTAAAAGgcgaaaatatatttctctctttatattaatttcaaGATTATCACCATCTATAATTAATGAAACATTGATAATGAAATCGTACTTCAAACATTTGCAGAAGGatata gagttaaataaaatacaaatagaGTTAAAGCTAAATAGCACATCAAatgatatatacaaaaatgcatataagaaaattaacatgttcaataataaatatattatggatTCTCAGAATCAAAACATTAAGACAAGCTGCTCACATTTTCTCCCTTCTTATTCGTACATATACGTTCAAAATAAgttgttttatatttctccTAGTTCTATTAGCATTTTATACGCCCCAAccaa CTCCTTAATCGAAAGgattgttataataaaaaattattcacctttaaaaagtttaaaattcaaaatatccAATAAAAATACGCTACctggaaatattttaaaaatatatccaCATAAAg GAATTGTGGAAAGAGGTGAACAAACAATTTTGCggtttagttttattttgaatGATATATTGTTAGACATTGAAGGAAATATTCAAATAGAGTTAAAGTTTATAGATGATTATTCTACCACGAAAAGTGAAAATGGGAATGTTATGTGCAACGTAGATGATTCCTTTGAAACGAATATTg AGGAAATATATGAAGACACgagaggagaaaaaaaaaaaaaggatgcTGAAGATAAGGTTTTATCAATAAATGAAGttaaaaaggagaaaagaTTCGATGATGTGACTTTCTCACATTcccaaaaaatatttgaaaatattaaaatgttcaaatatacatat GACAACGTTAATAGAGACATGCTTCAAAAAGCAATTAGGCGATTGTATGGAATTAAAAATG AGGACACGGTGAAAAAAGACAATTTAAAAGAACCAATTAAACaaggaattaaaaaatattcaaagtattatttttatattcatgttAAGCTATTTACATGTAATTGTGATGATGcaatgacaaaaaaaagtaattttgAGAATTTGATTCAAACAAATGTTTACCCAAAATTATTGTACTTCAAAAAGTACATGCATCTGCCTATGCCATTGGAGGACAAatcaaaaa gattttttaaaagacaTTATTTTGATTTCGACAAATTGGAGAAACTGAAAATTCAGAATGAAAAGGAGAAAGAAGCCCATTACAagcaaaaatttatatatcagAAAA GGGACATATACTGTTGTATGTTTTCGGAGATGTTTAAAagcataattaaaaaacatattaaaaagaacTTTAAACAACTTTTTGATATAAGCGCGTGCTCAATACAAACTATTGACAGTATTTTAAAGGAAGATTTAATTGACACAATAACAA gaaataaaaagatgGATTTAATTTCTCAAGTGGAATGTGATTACTCATTTTTGAAGCCGACGATTTTATCCCATATTTTTTCACATATATTTTcagatattattaataatctaataaacgaaaaaattatgctTGAAAAAAAGTTCGATTGA
- the CDPK6 gene encoding calcium-dependent protein kinase 6, putative, whose translation MLVSAKRKKKKNSILEDESEKDIRFIESGNHEDSYNICELYGDIENNGNRTNTNYSFQNLNKKEHITKNSFKEFYINSKENMQYGTNENEIFTEDILENDNFDDINFVEDENIEYKTYSSYTNRDFKLFSKYPSESIKKKIVQPDRKYNQLDGKYKKYWYNNERFKNNLNEEDSDKMEFLNKNKKSVEYNKQNGIHFKKGIARSSTRNNNYIQENYKKYKGNCIGSNNYEYFNRGDSSYYEYEDDDEDAYEGDDDENNQEIKRKKNLENTGVVRQSRGNAENEDYEYEEYYNDTKEEVEYNEEEEEEEENEEENEEEEDEEEEEEEEEEEEKEEDKEEEEEEEEEEEEEEEEEEEEEEEEEKAFRDSVRESEQKCTSALRNRRNNFNLKNEYKENENSNKRENENFEKEIISYEKEENKMIVPMHNIINYNGKNNNKNYDVNVSIYEKDRYINNLRTMEKKQSEELATMYNANQNNLKKNDLRKNIQSRVKSSNIENKSKSNIISAKYTNVCIDKNKYNTFNNMDDKTIMFNIIGSTASTPTSATTTITTAATSGNVKLKYKDEMINNVEYMNNSLYKSTAYKDSNYIIKKMEAGYKELKYTGKYAREPIQDSNVEDKKKNKIKNFLEKIKHRKNNEENLIKKEHRNYEQEQKKDKLKMKFIDILHTGTLGNFFHRSKSNYAKSLSPQRKRDNSFNSVSSSNDVYKISLDYSKKSKIMNTLHHHESNNTPFQFSIKDEAKYYNRQELKREIYYNSNEESKVKNNLVYDSLSNERSQHIKDDIKYIELINKKDKIKYLQFSNNLNDKEKSVKNGKCLRSEYSKYLEVNKKDYQDDFTKSRPTYTNNISLDVNNEQPNTSENIFPIHQHLSKKTIFWSDNEMKELKQIQKENEINTKKLSTKEEDLEVKINQTLSKKMIENNELKKQNENNEDLIVTPFYIKSKIDKVLKNSEIFEKSARATFQQFDVKNKNFLHFSEIESLIQQMCYNLELPPVDKNILSIVYKDYDSSKNNSMNYTDFRQMYWDLLKQIKKKYYPTKNFKIKRNCIISRKKLGGYDYSSIYNYLSFKKILGCGAFGEVHLVEDNICKLYKVVKILKKKNMKNIKINEEINVLIYLDHPNIIKIFDVYENVDCTYIVMELCEGGELMSKIRKSENFNEAYIKNIMFQILCAIAYMHSNNIAHKDLKPENILFKTKEDDTLKIIDFGLAELINKSEGVSKTAAGTVLYMAPEVFKKNITIKCDIWSAGVIMFFLFTKNLPFSGTTYEQVKHSVFKDEPNYKSLKQKLSQPALHILKLMLEKDHKKRPMASVLLHHPWFQGYLDPVEISPGTMNNIKSYMKHSNIRNIIVNIMAHELSIINNNVKYINELFFKIDTNHNGSLSHREIYTVLSNAGIKKWDINRIVQALDINDRGSITYTEFIAGCYRWKNIESTFLKAAFNKIDKDEDGYISKSDIFSLVQDKDIDSNDIDNFFSSVFSIKRDLSKDKRINKISFPDFKEYLLSTF comes from the exons atgttagtaagtgcaaaaagaaaaaaaaaaaaaaattctatatTAGAAGACGAAAGTGAAAAGGATATTAGATTTATAGAGAGTGGAAATCATGAAGACTCATATAACATATGTGAACTGTATGGAGACATAGAAAATAATGGAAACAGaacaaatacaaattattcttttcaaaACCTGAATAAGAAAGAGCACATAACTAAGAATTCATTCaaagaattttatataaattcaaaagaaaatatgCAATATGGtacaaatgaaaatgaaatattcaCAGAGGATATACTTGAAAACGACAATTTTGATGACATTAATTTTGTTGAGGACgaaaatatagaatataaaacatacagTTCTTATACAAACCGagattttaaattatttagtaAATATCCTAGtgaaagtataaaaaagaaaattgtgCAACCTGATAGAAAATACAACCAACTAGATGggaaatataagaaatactggtataataatgaacgttttaaaaataatttaaatgagGAGGACTCAGATAAAATGGAATTTttgaacaaaaataaaaaaagcgtagaatataataaacaaaatggcATTCACTTCAAAAAAGGAATTGCGCGCAGTAGTACTCggaataataattatattcaagaaaattataaaaaatataagggAAATTGTATAGGtagtaataattatgaatattttaatcgTGGGGATTCTAGTTACTATGAATATGAAGATGATGATGAAGATGCATACGAAGGTGATGACGATGAAAATAAtcaagaaataaaaagaaaaaagaacttGGAAAATACCGGTGTAGTAAGGCAGAGTAGAGGAAATGCTGAGAATGAAGATTATGAATATGAGgaatattataatgataCTAAGGAAGAAGTGGAATataatgaagaagaagaagaagaagaagagaaTGAAGAAGAGaatgaagaagaggaagatgaagaagaagaggaagaagaagaggaagaagaagagaaagaagaagacaaagaagaagaggaagaagaagaggaagaagaagaggaagaagaagaggaagaagaagaggaagaagaagaggaagaaaaagCATTCCGAGATTCAGTAAGAGAAAGCGAACAAAAGTGTACTAGCGCTTTACGTAACCGCAGAAACAACtttaacttaaaaaatgaatataaagaaaatgaaaattctaATAAGAGGGAAAATGAGAATTtcgaaaaagaaataatatcatatgaaaaagaagaaaataaaatgattgtTCCTatgcataatattataaattacaatggaaaaaacaataataaaaattatgatgtCAACGTGTCGATTTATGAAAAAGAtcgttatataaataatttaagaaCTATGGAAAAAAAGCAAAGTGAGGAATTAGCGACAATGTATAATGcaaatcaaaataatttaaagaagaatgatttacgaaaaaatatacagTCAAGAGTCAAAAGCagtaatatagaaaataaatcaaaGAGTAACATCATTAGTGCgaaatatacaaatgtatgtattgataaaaataaatataatacttttaataatatggaTGATAAAACTATTATGTTTAATATCATTGGAAGTACTGCGTCTACACCTACTtctgctactactactatcaCTACCGCTGCGACTAGCGGCAATGTTAAGTTAAAGTACAAAGatgaaatgataaataatgttgaatatatgaataattcgTTATATAAGAGTACAGCATATAAAGatagtaattatattataaaaaaaatggaggCAGGATATAAAGAACTAAAATATACTGGAAAATATGCTAGAGAACCAATTCAAGACAGTAACGTtgaagacaaaaaaaaaaataaaattaaaaattttttagaaaaaataaagcatagaaaaaataatgaagaaaatttaataaaaaaggaacatagaaattatgaacaagaacaaaaaaaggataaattaaaaatgaaatttattgATATTTTACATACAGGGACATTgggaaatttttttcatcgcAGTAAAAGCAATTATGCAAAATCTTTATCACCCCAGCGTAAAAGGGATAATAGTTTTAATTCTGTAAGTAGTTCAAATGATGTATACAAGATTAGTTTagattattcaaaaaaatctaaaataatgaatacgCTACATCATCATGAAAGTAATAATACTCCATTTCAATTTTCTATAAAAGATGAAGCAAAATATTACAACAGGCAAgaattaaaaagagaaatctATTATAATTCGAATGAAGAAAGTAAAGTTAAGAATAATTTGGTTTACGATTCATTAAGCAATGAAAGATCACAACACATTAAagatgatataaaatatattgaactaataaataaaaaagacaaaataaagtacctacaattttcaaataatttaaatgataaagaaaaaagtgtGAAAAATGGTAAGTGCTTAAGAAGTGAATATAGTAAATATCTtgaagtaaataaaaaagattatcAAGATGATTTTACCAAATCAAGGCCCACGTATACGAATAACATAAGTTTAGATGTAAATAATGAACAACCGAATACAAGCGAAAACATATTTCCCATCCATCAGCACTTATCgaaaaaaactattttttgGAGTGATAATGAAATGAAAGAATTAAAACAgatacaaaaagaaaatgaaatcaACACAAAGAAATTAAGTACGAAGGAAGAAGATTTAGaagttaaaataaatcaaacaCTAAGCAAAAAGATGATTGAGAATAATGAATTaaagaaacaaaatgaaaacaatgAAGACCTTATAGTTACAcccttttatataaaaagcaaaatagaTAAAGTTTTGAAAAATAGTGAAATTTTCGAAAAGTCTGCCAGAGCAACATTTCAACAATTtgatgttaaaaataaaaattttcttcattttagTGAGATTGAATCGCTGATTCAACAGATGTGCTATAACTTGGAGCTCCCTCCTGTcgata aaaatatattatccaTTGTTTATAAAGATTATGATAGCAGTAAGAATAACAGTATGAATTACACCGACTTTCGTCAAATGTACTGGGATCTGTTAAAgcaaataaagaagaaatattatcCAACgaagaattttaaaataaaaaggaactGTATTAtaagtagaaaaaaattaggtGGATATGATTATtcatctatatataattatttaagttttaagaaaattttaggATGTGGAGCATTTGGTGAAGTACATTTAGTTGAAGACAATATTTGTAAGCTTTACAAAGTTGTtaagatattaaaaaaaaaaaatatgaaaaatattaaaataaatgaagaaattaatgtgttaatatatttagatcatcccaatataataaaaatttttgatgtatatgaaaatgtagattgtacatatattgtTATGGAGTTATGTGAAGGTGGTGAGTTAATGAGTAAAATCAGAAAAtcagaaaattttaatgaagcgtatataaagaatataatgtTTCAAATTTTATGTGCAATAGCATATATgcatagtaataatatagcTCATAAAGATTTAAAACcagaaaatattttgtttaaaacaAAGGAGGATGATACTCTAAAAATCATTGATTTTGGTCTAGCAGAGTTAATTAATAAATCGGAAGGAGTCAGTAAAACAGCAGCAGGAACAGTTTTGTATATGGCACCAGAggtgtttaaaaaaaatattaccatTAAATGTGATATATGGTCTGCAGGAgtaataatgttttttttatttaccaAAAATTTACCTTTTTCAGGTACTACATATGAACAAGTGAAACATAGTGTGTTTAAAGATGAACCCAATTATAAATCTTTAAAGCAGAAATTATCCCAACCagcattacatatattaaaacttaTGTTGGAAAAGGATCATAAAAAAAGACCTATGGCTTCAGtg CTTTTGCATCACCCGTGGTTTCAAGGATACCTCGATCCAGTTGAAATTTCCCCTGGAacaatgaataatataaaatcatACATGAAGCATTCAAacataagaaatattatagtTAATATAATGGCTCATGAATTAAGcatcataaataataatgtcaaatatattaatgagctattttttaaaatagacACGAATCACAATGGATCACTTAGTCATAGAGAAATTTACACAGTTTTATCAAATgcaggaataaaaaaatgggaCATTAATAGAATTGTTCAAGCACTCGATATTAATGACAGGGGAAGCATAACTTATACTG AGTTTATTGCCGGTTGTTATAGATGGAAAAATATCGAATCCACATTTTTAAAAGCTGCTTTCAATAAGATAGATAAG GATGAAGACGGATATATTAGCAAAAGcgatatattttcattagttCAAGATAAGGATATAGATAGTAACGATAttgacaattttttttcatctgtGTTTAGCATAAAAAGGGATTTATCTAAGgataaaaggataaataaa ATAAGCTTCCCTGATTTTAAAGAATATCTGTTGAGCACATTTTAG